Proteins from one Ahaetulla prasina isolate Xishuangbanna chromosome 2, ASM2864084v1, whole genome shotgun sequence genomic window:
- the TRAPPC13 gene encoding trafficking protein particle complex subunit 13 isoform X2, with amino-acid sequence MDVTQTKQEHLLALKVMRLTKPTLFTNIPVTCEERDLPGDLFNQLMKDDPSTIKGAETLMLGEMLTLPQNFGNIFLGETFSSYISVHNDSHQVVKDILVKADLQTSSQRLNLSASSATVAELKQDCCIDDVIHHEVKEIGTHILVCAVSYTTQTGEKMYFRKFFKFQVLKPLDVKTKFYNAESDLSSVTDEVFLEAQIQNITSSPMFMEKVSLEPSIMYNVAELNTVNHVGNSLSTFGTRTYLQPMDTRQYLYCLKPKQEFSEKVGVIKGVTVIGKLDIVWKTNLGERGRLQTSQLQRMAPGYGDVRLSLETIPDTVGLEEPFNITCKITNCSERTMDLVLEMCNTNSIHWCGVSGRQLGKLHPTSSLYLTLTLLSSVQGLQSVSGLRLTDTFLKRTYEYDDIAQVCVVSSK; translated from the exons ATGGATGTGACCCAAACCAAGCAAGAACATCTCTTGGCCTTGAAAG TAATGAGATTGACCAAGCCTACGTTATTCACCAATATACCAGTGACTTGTGAAGAAAGAGATCTGCCAG GAGATCTATTTAATCAATTAATGAAAGATGATCCTTCTACTATAAAAGGAGCAGAAACATTAATGCTTGGAGAAATGTTGACGTTGCCTCAGAATTTTGG AAATATATTCTTAGGAGAAACGTTTTCCAGCTACATTAGCGTTCATAATGACAGTCACCAAGTTGTAAAAGACATTTTGGTAAAG GCTGACCTACAGACAAGTTCACAACGTTTAAACCTTTCAGCCTCTAGTGCTACAGTGGCAGAACTGAAGCAGGACTGTTGCATTGACGATGTAATCCATCATGAAGTAAAGGAAATAGGGACACATAT TTTGGTATGTGCCGTAAGCTATACTACACAGACTGGTGAAAAGATGTACTTCCGAAAGTTCTTCAAGTTCCAG gtcCTTAAACCACTAGATGTTAAAACTAAATTCTACAATGCTGAG AGTGACCTCAGTTCTgtg ACTGATGAAGTGTTTTTGGAAGCTCAGATTCAGAATATCACAAGCTCTCCAATGTTTATGGAGAAAGTATCCTTAGAACCTTCTATTATGTACAATGTAGCAGAACTAAATACAGTCAACCATGTGGGGAACAG CTTGTCAACTTTTGGTACAAGAACATATTTACAACCAATGGATACACGCCAGTATTTATATTGTCTGAAACCCAAGCAGGAATTTTCAGAAAAAGTTGGTGTTATTAAAGGTGTAACAGTTATTGGGAAGCTTGACATCGTATGGAAGACAAATTTGGGTGAAAGGGGAAGGTTGCAAACCAGCCAACTTCAAAGAATG GCTCCAGGTTACGGTGATGTGAGGCTTTCATTGGAGACAATACCTGACACAGTGGGCCTGGAAGAGCCTTTCAACATCACTTGTAAAATAACAAACTGCAG TGAAAGGACCATGGATCTGGTTTTGGAAATGTGCAATACTAATTCAATTCACTGGTGTGGTGTGTCAGGAAGACAGCTGGGCAAACTGCATCCTACTTCGTCACTGTATTTGACACTTACGCTGCTATCATCAGTACAGGGACTACAA aGTGTCTCTGGTTTAAGATTAACAGATACCTTTTTGAAAAGAACATATGAGTATGATGATATCGCTCAAGTCTGCGTggtttcttcaaaatga
- the SHLD3 gene encoding shieldin complex subunit 3, with the protein MDSHCTRMEMVLHYRAQEKDPAALQSIAEEALKKFPRRQLPVFIPWFPNTSCKLPVKPKNAPPVVSVREVEQVKQSIATSETICNASLCYSAEGLKEFEPNIKAEQTLHDEHEETDLTNLGKPSGHGRGKLRRTWSVSLPSSKLKGSILPLSLELQRTLKKLKLHVFYRAWWIIEPSICNNQVLEDVWINLNGMIKHNELPSCNATIQRHENQILIFCDILYCENIANRLRKKLSIKGKMNLLVHKYGIIHSF; encoded by the coding sequence ATGGATTCCCACTGTACAAGGATGGAAATGGTTCTGCACTACCGAGCTCAGGAAAAGGACCCTGCAGCattacaaagcattgcagaagaagcCTTGAAGAAATTTCCTAGGCGGCAGCTGCCAGTCTTCATACCCTGGTTTCCAAACACTTCATGTAAACTGCCTGTTAAACCTAAAAATGCTCCTCCAGTTGTTTCTGTTAGGGAAGTAGAACAAGTGAAACAATCTATTGCTACTTCAGAAACTATTTGCAACGCTTCCTTATGTTATAGTGCAGAAGGGCTTAAGGAATTTGAACCTAACATAAAAGCTGAACAGACTTTACACGATGAACATGAAGAAACTGACTTGACCAATTTGGGAAAGCCATCAGGACATGGCAGAGGCAAGCTAAGGAGAACTTGGAGTGTTTCTCTACCCAGCTCCAAACTTAAAGGCAGCATTCTTCCTTTATCTCTAGAATTGcagagaactttaaaaaaattaaagctgcatGTATTCTATAGAGCATGGTGGATAATAGAACCATCTATTTGTAACAACCAAGTTTTGGAAGATGTTTGGATAAATCTTAATGGCATGATCAAACACAATGAACTTCCATCTTGTAACGCTACAATCCAGAGACATGAAAACCAGATTTTGATTTTTTGTGATATATTATACTGTGAAAATATTGCAAACAGGCTTAGAAAAAAATTAAGCATTAAGGGAAAGATGAATCTGCTTGTTCACAAATATGGGATTATACATAGTTTCTAA
- the TRAPPC13 gene encoding trafficking protein particle complex subunit 13 isoform X3, whose protein sequence is MDVTQTKQEHLLALKVMRLTKPTLFTNIPVTCEERDLPGDLFNQLMKDDPSTIKGAETLMLGEMLTLPQNFGNIFLGETFSSYISVHNDSHQVVKDILVKADLQTSSQRLNLSASSATVAELKQDCCIDDVIHHEVKEIGTHILVCAVSYTTQTGEKMYFRKFFKFQVLKPLDVKTKFYNAETDEVFLEAQIQNITSSPMFMEKVSLEPSIMYNVAELNTVNHVGNSLSTFGTRTYLQPMDTRQYLYCLKPKQEFSEKVGVIKGVTVIGKLDIVWKTNLGERGRLQTSQLQRMAPGYGDVRLSLETIPDTVGLEEPFNITCKITNCSSERTMDLVLEMCNTNSIHWCGVSGRQLGKLHPTSSLYLTLTLLSSVQGLQSVSGLRLTDTFLKRTYEYDDIAQVCVVSSK, encoded by the exons ATGGATGTGACCCAAACCAAGCAAGAACATCTCTTGGCCTTGAAAG TAATGAGATTGACCAAGCCTACGTTATTCACCAATATACCAGTGACTTGTGAAGAAAGAGATCTGCCAG GAGATCTATTTAATCAATTAATGAAAGATGATCCTTCTACTATAAAAGGAGCAGAAACATTAATGCTTGGAGAAATGTTGACGTTGCCTCAGAATTTTGG AAATATATTCTTAGGAGAAACGTTTTCCAGCTACATTAGCGTTCATAATGACAGTCACCAAGTTGTAAAAGACATTTTGGTAAAG GCTGACCTACAGACAAGTTCACAACGTTTAAACCTTTCAGCCTCTAGTGCTACAGTGGCAGAACTGAAGCAGGACTGTTGCATTGACGATGTAATCCATCATGAAGTAAAGGAAATAGGGACACATAT TTTGGTATGTGCCGTAAGCTATACTACACAGACTGGTGAAAAGATGTACTTCCGAAAGTTCTTCAAGTTCCAG gtcCTTAAACCACTAGATGTTAAAACTAAATTCTACAATGCTGAG ACTGATGAAGTGTTTTTGGAAGCTCAGATTCAGAATATCACAAGCTCTCCAATGTTTATGGAGAAAGTATCCTTAGAACCTTCTATTATGTACAATGTAGCAGAACTAAATACAGTCAACCATGTGGGGAACAG CTTGTCAACTTTTGGTACAAGAACATATTTACAACCAATGGATACACGCCAGTATTTATATTGTCTGAAACCCAAGCAGGAATTTTCAGAAAAAGTTGGTGTTATTAAAGGTGTAACAGTTATTGGGAAGCTTGACATCGTATGGAAGACAAATTTGGGTGAAAGGGGAAGGTTGCAAACCAGCCAACTTCAAAGAATG GCTCCAGGTTACGGTGATGTGAGGCTTTCATTGGAGACAATACCTGACACAGTGGGCCTGGAAGAGCCTTTCAACATCACTTGTAAAATAACAAACTGCAG CAGTGAAAGGACCATGGATCTGGTTTTGGAAATGTGCAATACTAATTCAATTCACTGGTGTGGTGTGTCAGGAAGACAGCTGGGCAAACTGCATCCTACTTCGTCACTGTATTTGACACTTACGCTGCTATCATCAGTACAGGGACTACAA aGTGTCTCTGGTTTAAGATTAACAGATACCTTTTTGAAAAGAACATATGAGTATGATGATATCGCTCAAGTCTGCGTggtttcttcaaaatga
- the TRAPPC13 gene encoding trafficking protein particle complex subunit 13 isoform X4 encodes MDVTQTKQEHLLALKVMRLTKPTLFTNIPVTCEERDLPGDLFNQLMKDDPSTIKGAETLMLGEMLTLPQNFGNIFLGETFSSYISVHNDSHQVVKDILVKADLQTSSQRLNLSASSATVAELKQDCCIDDVIHHEVKEIGTHILVCAVSYTTQTGEKMYFRKFFKFQVLKPLDVKTKFYNAETDEVFLEAQIQNITSSPMFMEKVSLEPSIMYNVAELNTVNHVGNSLSTFGTRTYLQPMDTRQYLYCLKPKQEFSEKVGVIKGVTVIGKLDIVWKTNLGERGRLQTSQLQRMAPGYGDVRLSLETIPDTVGLEEPFNITCKITNCSERTMDLVLEMCNTNSIHWCGVSGRQLGKLHPTSSLYLTLTLLSSVQGLQSVSGLRLTDTFLKRTYEYDDIAQVCVVSSK; translated from the exons ATGGATGTGACCCAAACCAAGCAAGAACATCTCTTGGCCTTGAAAG TAATGAGATTGACCAAGCCTACGTTATTCACCAATATACCAGTGACTTGTGAAGAAAGAGATCTGCCAG GAGATCTATTTAATCAATTAATGAAAGATGATCCTTCTACTATAAAAGGAGCAGAAACATTAATGCTTGGAGAAATGTTGACGTTGCCTCAGAATTTTGG AAATATATTCTTAGGAGAAACGTTTTCCAGCTACATTAGCGTTCATAATGACAGTCACCAAGTTGTAAAAGACATTTTGGTAAAG GCTGACCTACAGACAAGTTCACAACGTTTAAACCTTTCAGCCTCTAGTGCTACAGTGGCAGAACTGAAGCAGGACTGTTGCATTGACGATGTAATCCATCATGAAGTAAAGGAAATAGGGACACATAT TTTGGTATGTGCCGTAAGCTATACTACACAGACTGGTGAAAAGATGTACTTCCGAAAGTTCTTCAAGTTCCAG gtcCTTAAACCACTAGATGTTAAAACTAAATTCTACAATGCTGAG ACTGATGAAGTGTTTTTGGAAGCTCAGATTCAGAATATCACAAGCTCTCCAATGTTTATGGAGAAAGTATCCTTAGAACCTTCTATTATGTACAATGTAGCAGAACTAAATACAGTCAACCATGTGGGGAACAG CTTGTCAACTTTTGGTACAAGAACATATTTACAACCAATGGATACACGCCAGTATTTATATTGTCTGAAACCCAAGCAGGAATTTTCAGAAAAAGTTGGTGTTATTAAAGGTGTAACAGTTATTGGGAAGCTTGACATCGTATGGAAGACAAATTTGGGTGAAAGGGGAAGGTTGCAAACCAGCCAACTTCAAAGAATG GCTCCAGGTTACGGTGATGTGAGGCTTTCATTGGAGACAATACCTGACACAGTGGGCCTGGAAGAGCCTTTCAACATCACTTGTAAAATAACAAACTGCAG TGAAAGGACCATGGATCTGGTTTTGGAAATGTGCAATACTAATTCAATTCACTGGTGTGGTGTGTCAGGAAGACAGCTGGGCAAACTGCATCCTACTTCGTCACTGTATTTGACACTTACGCTGCTATCATCAGTACAGGGACTACAA aGTGTCTCTGGTTTAAGATTAACAGATACCTTTTTGAAAAGAACATATGAGTATGATGATATCGCTCAAGTCTGCGTggtttcttcaaaatga
- the TRAPPC13 gene encoding trafficking protein particle complex subunit 13 isoform X1 codes for MDVTQTKQEHLLALKVMRLTKPTLFTNIPVTCEERDLPGDLFNQLMKDDPSTIKGAETLMLGEMLTLPQNFGNIFLGETFSSYISVHNDSHQVVKDILVKADLQTSSQRLNLSASSATVAELKQDCCIDDVIHHEVKEIGTHILVCAVSYTTQTGEKMYFRKFFKFQVLKPLDVKTKFYNAESDLSSVTDEVFLEAQIQNITSSPMFMEKVSLEPSIMYNVAELNTVNHVGNSLSTFGTRTYLQPMDTRQYLYCLKPKQEFSEKVGVIKGVTVIGKLDIVWKTNLGERGRLQTSQLQRMAPGYGDVRLSLETIPDTVGLEEPFNITCKITNCSSERTMDLVLEMCNTNSIHWCGVSGRQLGKLHPTSSLYLTLTLLSSVQGLQSVSGLRLTDTFLKRTYEYDDIAQVCVVSSK; via the exons ATGGATGTGACCCAAACCAAGCAAGAACATCTCTTGGCCTTGAAAG TAATGAGATTGACCAAGCCTACGTTATTCACCAATATACCAGTGACTTGTGAAGAAAGAGATCTGCCAG GAGATCTATTTAATCAATTAATGAAAGATGATCCTTCTACTATAAAAGGAGCAGAAACATTAATGCTTGGAGAAATGTTGACGTTGCCTCAGAATTTTGG AAATATATTCTTAGGAGAAACGTTTTCCAGCTACATTAGCGTTCATAATGACAGTCACCAAGTTGTAAAAGACATTTTGGTAAAG GCTGACCTACAGACAAGTTCACAACGTTTAAACCTTTCAGCCTCTAGTGCTACAGTGGCAGAACTGAAGCAGGACTGTTGCATTGACGATGTAATCCATCATGAAGTAAAGGAAATAGGGACACATAT TTTGGTATGTGCCGTAAGCTATACTACACAGACTGGTGAAAAGATGTACTTCCGAAAGTTCTTCAAGTTCCAG gtcCTTAAACCACTAGATGTTAAAACTAAATTCTACAATGCTGAG AGTGACCTCAGTTCTgtg ACTGATGAAGTGTTTTTGGAAGCTCAGATTCAGAATATCACAAGCTCTCCAATGTTTATGGAGAAAGTATCCTTAGAACCTTCTATTATGTACAATGTAGCAGAACTAAATACAGTCAACCATGTGGGGAACAG CTTGTCAACTTTTGGTACAAGAACATATTTACAACCAATGGATACACGCCAGTATTTATATTGTCTGAAACCCAAGCAGGAATTTTCAGAAAAAGTTGGTGTTATTAAAGGTGTAACAGTTATTGGGAAGCTTGACATCGTATGGAAGACAAATTTGGGTGAAAGGGGAAGGTTGCAAACCAGCCAACTTCAAAGAATG GCTCCAGGTTACGGTGATGTGAGGCTTTCATTGGAGACAATACCTGACACAGTGGGCCTGGAAGAGCCTTTCAACATCACTTGTAAAATAACAAACTGCAG CAGTGAAAGGACCATGGATCTGGTTTTGGAAATGTGCAATACTAATTCAATTCACTGGTGTGGTGTGTCAGGAAGACAGCTGGGCAAACTGCATCCTACTTCGTCACTGTATTTGACACTTACGCTGCTATCATCAGTACAGGGACTACAA aGTGTCTCTGGTTTAAGATTAACAGATACCTTTTTGAAAAGAACATATGAGTATGATGATATCGCTCAAGTCTGCGTggtttcttcaaaatga